The following coding sequences are from one Pseudonocardia sp. HH130630-07 window:
- a CDS encoding ATP-binding protein — protein MKVNAAPRPPGFVHGLVHADDHHELVERVAPLAVAAVRDTGSQLALAVSEAAEQALRAELSGTRAAIGRLTSLTRPARESGQTVAAWRARELRALSSADRPVFVVAEHDAELDGVDGSFWIELEAALNISLGGLPVTQLCVYPRLPLHGAVGDGAFATHPVRLRGGELVHNPAHRSPGEVLTEWALAPPHLLGPPDVRLQYNTFELARVRDAVEGATRSCRFDPVRGEDMVQAVNEVATNAVEHGAPEAGLSVWVGADELVCEVHDPGQIALPLIGLAPPHPSQPRGRGTWIARQLCDSLHVWQAGDGTHVRLLSRA, from the coding sequence GTGAAGGTCAACGCAGCACCCCGGCCCCCGGGATTCGTGCACGGGCTGGTCCATGCCGACGACCACCACGAGCTGGTCGAGCGGGTCGCACCGCTGGCCGTCGCGGCGGTCCGCGACACCGGTTCACAGCTCGCACTGGCCGTCTCCGAGGCCGCCGAGCAGGCCCTGCGCGCGGAGCTGTCCGGCACCCGGGCCGCGATCGGCAGGCTGACCTCGCTGACCCGCCCTGCCCGGGAGTCCGGGCAGACCGTCGCCGCCTGGCGGGCCAGGGAGCTGCGGGCGCTGTCGTCGGCGGACCGCCCGGTGTTCGTCGTCGCCGAGCACGACGCCGAGCTCGACGGGGTGGACGGCAGCTTCTGGATCGAGCTCGAGGCCGCGCTCAACATCTCGCTCGGCGGGCTGCCGGTCACCCAGCTGTGCGTCTACCCCCGGCTGCCGCTGCACGGCGCGGTCGGCGACGGCGCCTTCGCCACCCACCCCGTGCGGCTGCGCGGCGGTGAGCTCGTGCACAACCCGGCACACCGTTCCCCCGGCGAGGTCCTGACCGAGTGGGCGCTCGCGCCGCCGCACCTGCTCGGCCCGCCGGACGTCAGGCTGCAGTACAACACCTTCGAACTCGCCAGGGTGCGCGACGCCGTCGAGGGGGCCACCCGCTCGTGCCGCTTCGACCCGGTGCGCGGCGAGGACATGGTGCAGGCCGTCAACGAGGTCGCCACGAACGCCGTCGAGCACGGGGCCCCGGAGGCCGGGCTGTCGGTGTGGGTCGGGGCCGACGAGCTGGTGTGCGAGGTGCACGATCCCGGTCAGATCGCGCTCCCGCTGATCGGTCTCGCCCCGCCGCACCCCTCGCAGCCCCGCGGCCGGGGCACCTGGATCGCCCGCCAGCTCTGCGACAGCCTGCACGTCTGGCAGGCCGGTGACGGCACCCACGTCCGGCTGTTGAGCCGCGCCTGA
- a CDS encoding AfsR/SARP family transcriptional regulator, with amino-acid sequence MSDDHCRSSEIIQHAAAETAPVPIAVRVLGAFGLRVDGHAIPLPVDSRRLVAYLAVHPRPQPTAALAADLWPGVAPAPAARLLDEAVAGVDVPGLLAADDRGRLHLADEVVVDLAEAMLLVRGLTSAETMRTVREIGSPGTELLEAEVLPSWTAPWIAVERERFRQLRLSALEGLSGLLTAADRHADAVTVARRAVATAPSRERSRRALVEALLAGGQVAEALAEYDEFQRLLRNSVGATPDSELDRLLAPLDPGWPLGPGLHRPAQRWGVGMPGAARPPQRGRRLAAGTPASGR; translated from the coding sequence ATGTCGGACGATCACTGTCGATCCAGTGAGATCATCCAGCACGCCGCAGCCGAGACCGCTCCGGTACCGATCGCGGTACGGGTGCTCGGCGCCTTCGGACTCCGGGTCGACGGCCACGCGATCCCGCTGCCGGTCGACTCCCGCCGGCTGGTCGCCTACCTCGCCGTGCACCCCCGGCCGCAGCCGACCGCCGCGCTCGCCGCGGACCTCTGGCCCGGTGTCGCACCGGCGCCGGCCGCGCGGCTGCTCGACGAGGCCGTCGCGGGTGTCGACGTGCCCGGCCTGCTGGCCGCCGACGACCGGGGCCGGCTGCACCTCGCCGACGAGGTCGTGGTCGACCTGGCCGAGGCGATGCTGCTCGTGCGGGGCCTGACCTCGGCCGAGACGATGCGCACGGTGCGCGAGATCGGCTCACCGGGGACCGAACTGCTCGAGGCCGAGGTGCTGCCCTCCTGGACGGCACCGTGGATCGCCGTGGAGCGCGAGCGGTTCCGGCAGCTGCGGCTCTCGGCCCTGGAGGGCCTGTCCGGGCTGCTGACCGCGGCCGACCGGCACGCCGACGCGGTGACCGTCGCCCGGCGCGCGGTCGCCACCGCCCCGAGCCGGGAACGCTCGCGCCGGGCCCTGGTCGAGGCGCTGCTCGCCGGCGGGCAGGTCGCCGAGGCCCTCGCCGAGTACGACGAGTTCCAGCGGCTGCTGCGCAACAGCGTGGGCGCCACCCCCGACTCCGAGCTCGACCGGCTGCTCGCCCCTCTCGACCCGGGCTGGCCGCTCGGACCGGGGCTGCACCGGCCCGCACAGCGCTGGGGCGTGGGCATGCCGGGCGCCGCCCGGCCGCCGCAGCGGGGGCGCAGGCTCGCGGCCGGCACCCCCGCCAGCGGTCGCTGA